CGTATAATCTGACAATTCAGCATCATTGactcagcatcatctgcatcataTGCTGGCATTGCTACTTTATTCTTGTTAGTCTGAGGCTTGTTCTTTTCAATTGCAGAGAAAAGGAGTTGTCAATGGCGTTGATTATGGAGCAACAGGTGAAGTTAAGAAGGTAGATGCTTCTCGCATGCGCCAGAGGCTTGATGCCGGctgtataattatattaagcAACTTGGGCCATTCCAGCTCCGGAGAAGTTCTAAATTGCAAGTATGCTATCTAGCTTTTGGTTGTTAGCCTCGACTATTGCTCGGTCTCTTCTGATTGTTACTTTTTTATTCACCCCTCGGCCTTATCTGATTGTTGCCGATTATGTACCATTTTCTCCCACCTGATTCAATCATTTGAATCTTTGTTTCGTTTGTCGCTTTGACCCGCAATAGATGGCGTCTTGTCTAGTGAGAAATGTGTCAtttttcaactatatatatagtctaccTGCTCGCTAAGGTCTAACCCCGCACCCAAATTCAAACGGActcaaaaaaagatttatttcaACTGAAGAATGTTTAAAGCGTATTTATTTGGTGATTACCAATACCAATGCGTTATGCTGTTGTAAATTTTAGCTCGCATGAAGTTGCAACGGCTTGTGCATTAGCTATTGGGGCAGACAAGCTTATTTGCATCATAGATGGTCAAATCCTGGATGAGAACCGGCGTGTTATTCGCCGCTTGACTCTTCAAGAAGCAGAGACGTTGGTATGTAAACGTGCTAAACAAAATGACGAAGCTTCCAACTATTTGAAAGCTGTTGGCAAAGAGGACCTCAGGCTCAGTTCTCCTGTACATAACGATCATAATGGTGCTGTGCATTATTCCCATAATGTGAAGGTTAATGGGAAAAGGCGTAATGTAACCTTTCAGAACGGTGTTGGTTTTGACAACGGGAATGGACTCGGAGTTGGGACCAGTGAACAAAATTTTGTTATCGGAGGTCACGAGTGGCGAGGTCAATTAAATGGTTACCTCTCAGAATTGGCTGCTGCAGCTTTTGTTTGCAGGGTAAATCCttgatactctttttttttttttcgggtaGTTTGTTAGAAAATCTCATCACCAGTACTGAAGTCTCTTGTTTTATTCAAAGCCAATCCTAAATTCCTAATGTCTTCAGCATCTGAAAGGTAACATGGTAGCTTCCCTCAGTGTAtattatccaatttttttttttatgatggaaATTAAATCCATTTGTTTGACGAGAAATTCACTTAACTTCTTCATAATATTGCAATTGGTTTTCTTAATCTTGAAACTTATCGAAGTAGATCTGTTTGCTTTATATTGCTGTACATGGATACTATATATCTCTAAGTTCTGAATTGTCTCGAAggtaaactattattattatttttgtggaaaaaagaTTTGTTAATGTCATCATTTTGGCAGTAGGGGGGGCCGGTAAGATataagtattttaaatttagaatatgagtATATATCAATGCTTTGCCAGGTAAGACACATGAAAGGATGAAGGCCCAAATTATTGTGGTAAGacgagagaaaaataaaataatttaaaagttcaCAAATAGAAGTTATAAATGACCATTGAATAAGtagaatttggaaaaatcatATCTGTACATATTTTGAGATTGGATTCcttgaaatatgatttttacaGGTGCAAATATCTAAAGATGGAGAACTTGCCTAGCCTCCAAGTGCAGTCgatgcttctttttttgtttttctttttcaaaaaaaaaaaaaaaaaaactctctcttGTCCCTTAATCTTAGACCAATAACTCCTATTTAGTTATGAGTTTTTTGTGGTTGAGGACTGAGGATGGACTACAAGCAATTATTTAATGTGAATGAAATGTATAAGATCCGGTATACAATGAGTAGAGAACATTCAATTTGGATTGTTCTTCTCTGAGTGTAACTTTTGTGTTATAACTCCTTAGCTATGGATATTTGAGAGGATGCCAAGTATTGCCAAGGCAAGACCATTGCTACTCAGGAATTGTGCATGTGTTGAACTAATTACCAAATAGAAAAAGAGCAGTGGTACTTTCCTTATGCTTTCGTAttgcatttataacaaattaatgtTTTTGTGCATTACATGGCGTTTAGTTTCTCTGAAAAATGGCTCATCAAATTCTCAGGTCCTGGAAAAGCTCTTTTCATGACAACCCTAAATTATCTTGAATTTCAACTGCTTTATATGTTGGTGTCAAGCACCTTGCCAAATGATTTTCTGCTTTGTTGGCAGGCAGGTGTTAAAAGAGTTCATTTGTTGGATGGCACTATAGATGCAGTTTTATTCTTGGAATTGTTTACAAGAGATGGCACGGGGACCATGGTGGCTAGGTATGGCTATCATCTTCTGAAACTCTTAATCTTGAACTATGACACGCTGTCCTATGCTGATTAATTAGTTGGTGATGATCAGCTACAAAGTGTACTTTCTCAAGATTTTGTGAGTTGGTCGATTGGCATCCTGGTGGACTTTTGATTGGCATTCTTATAGGTTACCATGTGGCTCATTGTTTGAATTTGCTCATGCTGTTTTGTCAGCATTTGCATCGTTGCCCTTCCCTGAGTATTCATTAGGCTTATGGCCTTCCTTCACCTGAAGCCGGCCTTGTGGGTTTTATTCCTTGCAAACATAGTGcatctcttcttttcctttttcctttttcctttatgGCAAGTTGGCATCTGATTAGCAGTTAATTTGGTCTTTCCAATTAGGGAACCTGGCAAACCTTTATTTTGTAAGTTGgtccttttcttctctctctttgacCCAAGTGGTCCTATTTTCTTCAATCCAAGACATCATTTTGATGATTAACCCTGAATAGAAGTTATTGAAATAATAGGTTGTCAGAGTGGGTGTGGAACTTTCCCTTATGATCAGTGCTTACTGGTTGACTTTTCAGAGCTTTGCTTGGGAGTTATGTTGCGTCTTATTTTGTTAACTTGTCAGATTACTTATCCGTCCGTGATTTGTTTAGCACGGGGCTATACAAGTGTTCAGCGAGTAGACTTCTTCAGAAAAGTTACTAAGCATGTTTTAGTGTTATCTGCATGTTTCCTATTTAAATGCCGGTGAGAAACAAAGTTAAGCAATAACGACTGTAGTCTATGTGCAACACAATTTACAcaacaaatcagaatatttcTGCGACATAAGTTGTTTAAAGCTATTTTTACCAGGCAATTATACTCTTTTCAGAAGTTGTACTCCATATGGCATCGAATCTGCTGCTAAATATATGCAGCTGACTTTTCTTGTTAGAATGATGCAATCCTGATACGACTGTTTCATTATGCTGTTCTTCATTCCATCCACTAACATGTGCTTTGAATTCTATTAGTGACATTTATGAAGGAACCCGGATCGCTAGGGTCGAAGATCTGTCTAGTATAAGACAAATTATGCAACCTTTGGAAGAATGTGGCATACTTATTTGCCGGACTGATCAAGAGGTTCGTGCCCTTGcttgttcatatatttaatcAACAGGTCTTAAGTAGATTTTTGCTGATGGTGTTATCAATTTTAAAACTGGAGAAATCCAACCCACCTCCCCGGGTTTGGTGTAAGTTTCACTGGAACTGGAAATAACATTCTTGTGTTTCACTTCTTTTGTGCCAATAGCTTCTTGAAGCATTGGATTTATTCGTTGTTGTGGAAAGAGAAGGTCAGATAATTGCTTGTGCtgctctttttcctttcttcaagGAGAAGTGTGGAGAGGTTGCTGCCATCTCAGTTTCTCCTGATTGCCGTGGGCAAGGGCAGGGAGCTAAATTACTCGGTATGATTTCAAATATCCCTGTATTGCAGTGCTTTTGAGACTTCTGAGATATGTACCCATAAAGTAACAAGATATTAGTGGGTTTTTGTTCTGTATTTTAGTGGTTCTTTAGTCCCTTGTTCTGATAGAAATTGTGTAAGGagtaataaaataacttagcaGGATCaatcattctttttaaaaccAGTGTAGTATGAATTCACAAAATTACATGCATGTTTCTAGTTATattgataagaaaattataacatgATATCATTTGACTCCAGGTTGATGGTATTTTCAGgtgttgttttaatttttcctcCAATTAACAGgcattttatattttgcatatCAAACTATAAAAGAAGACACATTGCAATCTAAAATTTGCCACGTGAAGCCTCTGTTAATATTTGACCAGTCAAgatcaccattttttttttttttttttttttttttttttttttttttttttgtgtgtaacTGGAGGGTCCATGAGCCAGTTATGATAGTTTGAATGCAAGGTCTAAAATGCATGTTAGTTGGAGGTGGAAAAGTAATTTCCCCTTTTTTCTAAAATGACCATATTACTGCTATGGACACCTTTGTCTGCACTTTTAACTAGAGCAAATATCTGCAGATTACATTGAGAAAAAGGCATCCTCTCTCGGATTGGAGATGCTCTTCTTGCTTACAACACAAACTGCAGATTGGTATGTTTGCAACCTCTTGCTTGGAATAAGGTTCATGGATGTAtgcaaaatcatatcaaattgCAATGGATCCGATCAAACATGTTGAAATACTGAAAGTAACTTGCGGGTCCAAAAATAATGATACACCTATAATTCTTTCACAactattttaaaacttatttaacTACCAATCAATGTAATTGTgacactttattaaaaataattttgattttacatAACTACCCTCCATTTGaaatagaattgtaaaatagtcgtaagtttatcatttttcttggaaaataatGGAGGAGCATTCTTGTTCTTGAAGAGGGTATTATAGGATGTTTTACATTTTGGTGGGATCTTAACAGAGGTGTACATTGCAACTTTTTTTGTAAAACACCCTAATTCTTGCAAAAGCCCTGTCTTTTGTTTGCTGTtgctcaatttttatttttatttttattttgtgcaaCTGATATGGGAGTTGGAGGAAAGGGTAACTTTGTTTACTATTCTGTTTAGAATTGTTTCGTAGGGAGGACTTTTGGTGTTGACTGTTACAACTTCATTAGTTGGCATATATAATTGTACATTTAATTgcaaatgaaaacataattgGAAGATCTGATCTCAGGGGTGTCCGGTGTTTCCATACAGAAAGAAACATGCATTAATTGGAAGATTGATCTTATTTGTTTTACAGGTTTGTGAGGCGTGGTTTCTCTGAATGTTCAATTGAATCAATAccagagaagaagagagaaaagatcAATCTATCCCGCAAATCCAAGTATTTTATGAAGAAACTGCAACCTGATTCAAGTAGAGTTATCATTGATAAGGCAGTCGTTTGAACTTGCAATATCACAGCTTTTGTTTTCCCGTTTCGGttaataaaattgtgtaaaCTAAGACAAGCGAGTACATTCACACCAAGGTGATTAACACCACAGATTCAACAGATAACTGCACAATCTAGAAAGCAAAACATCACTTTCACAGCCTGAAGATAACAATCATGGAAGCCAGTCTATGCAACATGCATTGGCCTGATTGACGAAATGCCTTGAGAAGCCGTAGCTCAATTTCAATAACGCCTCCCCTCACAAAAGGATGGACTAAAATGGGTCTTTAATTTGGCATCAGTATTGTTTCCAGTTGGGGCATTCATGGCATGATATTACTCGCTTGACTGAAACTAAAAATGTAAACCGTTTCAATGACTCCATTATGCCTTTGAATCGAAGTTCTGATACATCAGATGACGCCACCGCCGGAGCCCTAATTCGTCCATTCTACAAACCTTTTCTCTGGACAGATCCTCCTAAATGGTAAAATTATCGCCATATCTAACAAAGAAAAATAGGCAGATGGATGTAtggatattttgtaaatattttatgaatgcTAACAGATTTTGCAGGCAATTGAAGCTTCGGTCAGATATCGGGATGACAGTTGGTATATATAAAAACAGATTTAGTATCTTtttacaacataaaataataaaatcctcGGGCTTTTGGATACAAAAGCATGTCCGCCACCCTTAAATTGGCAAGTAAAATCGAATTTGGAGCGTCTGTGAGACTGATATGTAATTTGACGCCCAGCCAACTCTTAGCAGCTTTTTGCGGCTATGAAACCATAAAATCATCTTCAGAACCGCAAAGGACTAGTTCTTAATGCTTAATTTAACATGCCACTTTTGCTCCACCACAATCACCTGCAGAATCAGACTTCGAATCGACACAGTAAACAGCCTGTGAGATCTGCAATATGCCAAACATGAGCAGATCTTAATAAAACATCCATGGAAGCCGGGAGGCATGAGCTAAAACTGGTCATTTTCATAAGCAGCAGTACAATATTAACATCCAGGTCCTTTTTCTGCACGGCATATCCTCTCAGATAAGAAGAGCATTACCCTCATTTTCATTCTCTGCGCTGGCCTCAAACTATATAATAACGTCTAGAAGTGAGTTCATAATTGCCACACCcatttattatcaaaaatatactTTCAATTATACACCAGTCCAGTTATGTAACAAGACCCCAAGGTCACACAGCATTCCAGCGCACTTGGAACagttccccaaatgcatgtctACCCTCAGCTGGACTCATTACAATGCAAGGCTCATACAGCCCCATACACTTCACAGACAAAACCAAATGTTAATGCATGCATACCTGGGTGTAAGAAATATACATCTCATTGTGTCACTTTTGAGAGCTAATGTTGTTGACATCTGCACAGGACTGTGCCCCATTGCTAGCAGTGGCATCATCAGTCTTCACCCTCCGATAAAAGAGGACATATGCAGCAGCTGTCTTTACTTCTTCCTCATTTATGTGGGATATGTGGTTGTCATCAAAGTTGTACCACCTATTCTCATCTAGAAGCTTCACATAACAGAAAATAGCGTATCTCAGGATAAGGTATTAGAAAAAGTAAAGTCCACTAAAAAGAAAACTTAGTGGAACGTTGGTACAGAGGCCCCAGacatgcatctatatatatattaaaacaagaaaaacaatggttacaaaatttttcatatgtaCTCGTTATAATAAAGACAGTAGAGATCAACAATAAACAGCAAAGCAACACCCACAACAGTGGCAAATGCCATGTTTAAGTTTCAAAAGCAACTGAGAGTTTGCACCAGCTCAGGACAGCTGAAGTTTGGACAAAAGACAAAATCTTAGAGAAAAGGGTACCTAGCTTTCTCACTCACCTTGATATGCGCAGTGTAGTGCCCACCACCCATGCCACCATAGTGGTTAGTTAAGGCATATAGTTCATAGAGTTGACGTTGGGAATTGTTTTTGTTGGCTACATAATTTGTTAAGTCAAAGTCATGAATAGGGAAGTTGACAAAGGTTTCTAGCTTCAGCAGGTCCTTATGCTTCATCGACCTACTGTATGAGAATCGCTTTAGATGGATCACTAATACTTCTGGAAGCCTCCATAGATCAAGCTTTTTACTTGCTTGCCGTTGCTCTTTGCATTGGGGACAGTACCTTCATCAGATACACATCACAAATCATGCAAGTGTCTAGTTGTTCAGTGAGTAGACATTCTTTCACATGGATTTTGTATTGATCAcagttttagaattttagatatTCTAACTGATATAAGAACATTACACTAGAAGCATCAATAGGACGTGCAAAGTAGtggaaatttcaaaaattctttATTTGAAGTATGCTTAGCAAAGTGCAAAAATGTTATGATTCGCCAAAAGACGCGTtgagtaaatgaaaaatatctcataacACAAACCACATGCAGTCCCATTAAGTAACTAAGGAAGGGCATTTGCATTCACTCAATTCGAAAGTGTAAAATGCTCAACTTCTAAGACGTCTCAAAGTAAACAAACAGAAAGTAACAGCCTGCACCTACTTCCATGTTGCCACAACCATACGGTCCTAGTGAAAGGCAAGGTAATCAGCCAGAAAAAAGGTAGCAAGACTGAAACCCTCAATCATTGCCATTTTCAGTCTGTAGAATATAGTTCACACAAGGGACAAcaaattcctttttcttttgaactaaACTGTATaggtctataattttttttttttttttttttttttgtaattaaaaatattatatagtaaccaagtacactggacgtatacaagaaaacacctagcccatactagagagcccctaatgaccGAAAAAGCCCATGACATATGTGAAGTCATTTGCTTTCGTTGAAACTGTATAAGTCTATAAtgtatacaaaaatatattcagTGAATCTACTACTAATAAATCAATCTTTACATTATTTATGCCCCCCTTGGGTGGGATCACCATCAGTTCAATCAAAATGCATCATGAACAAATGCACACACAAACAACAAGGACAACAGTAAGGACAGCAACATAGTAGTCATAGCAGTAGCAgtagaaggaaaagaaactaACCACATCTCTTCAGGCACCAGTGGTTCTTCACGCAGGAAAGCTTCCAGGCAAGTGTACAAGGATAGAGGTTCAGTACGGGCTTTCTTGCTAGGTGGCCCATTAAACACTTCTGGCAAGTTCTCTAGATAGTGTGTATCATACTTTTCTAGAAGCTTCTGTGACCAGTCAACATAAACTAGTATTGAAGTTGATGATAAGGACAGTCTAATAGGCTTGTCCTCTCCCACAGACAGATCAATGCAAGCATTACTTTCATCAACCAACTGAAGAGGTAGTCTGAGTAATGCTACTGCTTCAGAATTAGTGCCATCCTTGTTTAGTGAATTTGATGTAGAGGAGTCCATGCATGCCTCACCGGAGCTGATATCACAGCATTGGTCAGAAGCTGCTCTACTGGTGCTAATATTAGAAATATCAGTTTGTCCTAGGCTCTCTGTTCTTGCAATTGGAGAAagcattttgtgaacaagtaaCTGTATATTCCCTCTTGTAATTAAATCATCACATGAGATTGATGAGACAAGAGGAGTCCCATAGGGTTTCCATCCTGACGTGGTTTCAGCATCACTAGCTTCCCTACAAGACACAAAATTGTAAAAGAACAAATTCAGAACTGGCGCAACACAGGAACATACTATAAAGAATGAAACTGACAAGggaaatctttattttttctaaagtgATAATGccgtttttaatttttttcaaatgattatCACTGCGTTGACtctgtccaaataaaaaaaagaacgacTCTGCCAACCATGTCATGTCTGGGATTTCTCATTttctatgatatatattttatatatatatatatatatatatatatttttattggtaatgatatatattttatataagtagGCCCTTTGACTAAAGGCACATATTCTTGGTCtggaaaacaataataacaatgAAGAGAAACTTTGCAGTCTTAACTAGCAAAGAACTATCTATGTCCTCAGGAATTCTGTGATAGTTATCAAAGCAGTGGCATTAAGACAAAAAAGTTCATTGCAAAAATAATTGGACAAAACGACCAAGACCATATTTCTGGGGTCAAGGCTACTGCAAAGAGAGACAGAAGAATAAGCAGCCCACTTTTGTATCATTCTAACTAATGTAGCATTCATGAAACTATACATACTGCTCTCTGCGGCGGTGTATTAACTGAAGATATTTCGTGTTCTTTTCCAGCTTCGGCATCTTGTAGGCAGCAAGGTGGTCATCATCTTTGATGGTGGACAACATTATTAAAGGATCTTCTAGAAACTTTTGAATCAAATGGTTTCGTATCTGTGAACCAAAGATTTGAATGATTTAAACCAATTAAACATGCACAAAATAATTCCATTACAAATTTCAGAAAGTTCACAGCTGCAAACCTCCACAAGCAAAAGCTTCTCGCTCTGCTTCAAGGAACATGCACTGCTAAGTGCCAGGATTAAGTCCCTGCAACGTCCCTGCTTAGGGACAGTCACAGTGCAAGCAGATGGCAAGGCACTTCCATCACAAGTAAAAACAGTCACTGTCATGGTGCGGGTAATGGTAAGCTGGAGTGGTAAGGAAAGATACATGAAGGGATCAAATGTGATGGAGACTTTATTGCACACTGGACAAACTAATGTCGACTTGAACTGGCCCTGTCAAATGAAGAATACTTAGCATTAGTCCAGAAGCATTAGTAGGCAAGTGAATGAATTTGGACAAGTAACGAcatataaagatgaaaataaatggCAAGTGTTTTGGCACGATGTGAGCGAGAGATTTATGTGAGAAAAAATACGAGCATAACTGTCAAACCTCATCTGAGCGTTTTACATTTATTGAGGTGAGAAACTTAAATAGATCAGAATTAGAACCATAATTTTTAGCTATGGGTAAAAAAGTTCTCCATTTTTTGTTTAACAACAAAAGATCATATTATTTCAGTTCCTTTTTCTACATGTTATTTTCCACATGTTATTTTCCACGTGAAACTTCACATCAACAGCTAAATTTTCATTCATACTCTGTAATTCAAcgtaaaattatataattgtataGTGCCAGGATAGgtctaaattaaaatcattcaaaGCTAAGATTCCCAGACACATACAAATATATTAGATCTAAATAACTACATGAGAAACATTGTCTTCCACAGAACCAAAATACAAATGAAGATTTTTGTTGACAATGCTTCTACACTCAAGATTATTGATATTTGGTAAGTGGTTATTCTTTGTACAAAGAATTATTTTCTTGAAACTTATGAATTTGAGAACAAGTCCTTGAGAGCTAGATATTGAATGCCTCTTTCAGTTCCTGTGTCATAATAAAACAATTATTGATAATGCATGCCTCTTTTGGCCAAACCATCAAAGGTTATGAAGCAGAACATGGGATCAAGACTGAAAGGCACTCATAACAAGGTATGTCAACCCAACCTTTTTTAGTGTGAGTTACGATCCATCACATTAGAAAAAAAAGACTTACCTTagaaatttatctattataaTGTCTACCAAAGTAACCTTTCCAACAGCAACAGTTTGACTACCGGTCTTGATAAGccattttaactcaaaacaaGCAAAACACAAAAGTTCCTCAGTTCCCTAATGCCGCCAAGGTGAAGAATTAAA
Above is a genomic segment from Juglans microcarpa x Juglans regia isolate MS1-56 chromosome 1D, Jm3101_v1.0, whole genome shotgun sequence containing:
- the LOC121250981 gene encoding ubiquitin carboxyl-terminal hydrolase 5 isoform X2, whose product is MEGTMTEVSMCSSASSTELMPEEERIMIRDIALTAEANSKEGDSFYVITQRWWQHWIEYVNQDQQNNANDGSSLSEHGDLVGSSSPKRPAGIDNSDLIYDAASDDASMDIEIHDTLLEGRDYVLLPQEVWNQLYSWYGGGPILARKVISSGLSQTELAVEVYPLRLQLHMMPKGDRSTIRISKKETIGELHRKACEIFYLNLDQVCIWDYYGRRKHALMSDMDKTLDDANIQMDQDILVEVLNHVNGGWSASKGASRSNIIELPQNQNPTSLVREVENAYGTSSVSTRGATGGLTGLLNLGNTCFMNSSIQCLVHTPEFARYFREDYHQEINWQNPLGMVGELALAFGELLRKLWAPGRMPVAPRSFKAKLARFAPQFSGYNQHDSQELLAFLLDGLHEDLNRVKHKPYIKSKDADGRPDEEVADEYWANHIARNDSIIVDVCQGQFKSTLVCPVCNKVSITFDPFMYLSLPLQLTITRTMTVTVFTCDGSALPSACTVTVPKQGRCRDLILALSSACSLKQSEKLLLVEIRNHLIQKFLEDPLIMLSTIKDDDHLAAYKMPKLEKNTKYLQLIHRRREQEASDAETTSGWKPYGTPLVSSISCDDLITRGNIQLLVHKMLSPIARTESLGQTDISNISTSRAASDQCCDISSGEACMDSSTSNSLNKDGTNSEAVALLRLPLQLVDESNACIDLSVGEDKPIRLSLSSTSILVYVDWSQKLLEKYDTHYLENLPEVFNGPPSKKARTEPLSLYTCLEAFLREEPLVPEEMWYCPQCKEQRQASKKLDLWRLPEVLVIHLKRFSYSRSMKHKDLLKLETFVNFPIHDFDLTNYVANKNNSQRQLYELYALTNHYGGMGGGHYTAHIKLLDENRWYNFDDNHISHINEEEVKTAAAYVLFYRRVKTDDATASNGAQSCADVNNISSQK
- the LOC121250981 gene encoding ubiquitin carboxyl-terminal hydrolase 5 isoform X3; translated protein: MDIEIHDTLLEGRDYVLLPQEVWNQLYSWYGGGPILARKVISSGLSQTELAVEVYPLRLQLHMMPKGDRSTIRISKKETIGELHRKACEIFYLNLDQVCIWDYYGRRKHALMSDMDKTLDDANIQMDQDILVEVLNHVNGTALAGSMTSVQDNGSSQREATSFLIEPSKSSLSIAGGWSASKGASRSNIIELPQNQNPTSLVREVENAYGTSSVSTRGATGGLTGLLNLGNTCFMNSSIQCLVHTPEFARYFREDYHQEINWQNPLGMVGELALAFGELLRKLWAPGRMPVAPRSFKAKLARFAPQFSGYNQHDSQELLAFLLDGLHEDLNRVKHKPYIKSKDADGRPDEEVADEYWANHIARNDSIIVDVCQGQFKSTLVCPVCNKVSITFDPFMYLSLPLQLTITRTMTVTVFTCDGSALPSACTVTVPKQGRCRDLILALSSACSLKQSEKLLLVEIRNHLIQKFLEDPLIMLSTIKDDDHLAAYKMPKLEKNTKYLQLIHRRREQEASDAETTSGWKPYGTPLVSSISCDDLITRGNIQLLVHKMLSPIARTESLGQTDISNISTSRAASDQCCDISSGEACMDSSTSNSLNKDGTNSEAVALLRLPLQLVDESNACIDLSVGEDKPIRLSLSSTSILVYVDWSQKLLEKYDTHYLENLPEVFNGPPSKKARTEPLSLYTCLEAFLREEPLVPEEMWYCPQCKEQRQASKKLDLWRLPEVLVIHLKRFSYSRSMKHKDLLKLETFVNFPIHDFDLTNYVANKNNSQRQLYELYALTNHYGGMGGGHYTAHIKLLDENRWYNFDDNHISHINEEEVKTAAAYVLFYRRVKTDDATASNGAQSCADVNNISSQK
- the LOC121250981 gene encoding ubiquitin carboxyl-terminal hydrolase 5 isoform X1; amino-acid sequence: MEGTMTEVSMCSSASSTELMPEEERIMIRDIALTAEANSKEGDSFYVITQRWWQHWIEYVNQDQQNNANDGSSLSEHGDLVGSSSPKRPAGIDNSDLIYDAASDDASMDIEIHDTLLEGRDYVLLPQEVWNQLYSWYGGGPILARKVISSGLSQTELAVEVYPLRLQLHMMPKGDRSTIRISKKETIGELHRKACEIFYLNLDQVCIWDYYGRRKHALMSDMDKTLDDANIQMDQDILVEVLNHVNGTALAGSMTSVQDNGSSQREATSFLIEPSKSSLSIAGGWSASKGASRSNIIELPQNQNPTSLVREVENAYGTSSVSTRGATGGLTGLLNLGNTCFMNSSIQCLVHTPEFARYFREDYHQEINWQNPLGMVGELALAFGELLRKLWAPGRMPVAPRSFKAKLARFAPQFSGYNQHDSQELLAFLLDGLHEDLNRVKHKPYIKSKDADGRPDEEVADEYWANHIARNDSIIVDVCQGQFKSTLVCPVCNKVSITFDPFMYLSLPLQLTITRTMTVTVFTCDGSALPSACTVTVPKQGRCRDLILALSSACSLKQSEKLLLVEIRNHLIQKFLEDPLIMLSTIKDDDHLAAYKMPKLEKNTKYLQLIHRRREQEASDAETTSGWKPYGTPLVSSISCDDLITRGNIQLLVHKMLSPIARTESLGQTDISNISTSRAASDQCCDISSGEACMDSSTSNSLNKDGTNSEAVALLRLPLQLVDESNACIDLSVGEDKPIRLSLSSTSILVYVDWSQKLLEKYDTHYLENLPEVFNGPPSKKARTEPLSLYTCLEAFLREEPLVPEEMWYCPQCKEQRQASKKLDLWRLPEVLVIHLKRFSYSRSMKHKDLLKLETFVNFPIHDFDLTNYVANKNNSQRQLYELYALTNHYGGMGGGHYTAHIKLLDENRWYNFDDNHISHINEEEVKTAAAYVLFYRRVKTDDATASNGAQSCADVNNISSQK